A genomic segment from Aegilops tauschii subsp. strangulata cultivar AL8/78 chromosome 1, Aet v6.0, whole genome shotgun sequence encodes:
- the LOC141027736 gene encoding uncharacterized protein encodes MQMLIQNQNQNNNNNNNNNPPPPPLVDSLTRFLRLNPPVFSSSTEPIVADDWLRKIGRELATTGCNDAEKVKFAAHQLDGPAAAWWENYTTTYPLESVTWTQFQQAFRTAHVSAGAMILKKEFRSLRQGGCTVSQYVDEFSKLARYAPEDVATDAAKQEKFLEGLNDELGVQLTVATFANYQELVDKATILEGKHQQMENRKRKYGHGKYNSGVQQKPRYSPYS; translated from the coding sequence ATGCAGATGCTCATTCAGAACCagaaccagaacaacaacaacaacaacaacaacaacccaccgccgcCACCCCTAGTTGACAGTCTTACCCGTTTTCTGAGGCTGAACCCACCCGTGTTCTCCAGCAGCACGGAGCCGATTGtcgcagatgattggctccgcaagatagGAAGGGAGCTGGCCACGACAGGATGCAATGATGCTGAGAAGGTGAAGTTTGCCGCCCATCAGCTGGATGGCCCGGCCGCTGcttggtgggagaactacaccaCCACATACCCCTTGGAGAGTGTGACTTGGACTCAGTTCCAGCAGGCGTTCCGCACTGctcatgtctcagctggagccaTGATTCTGAAGAAGGAGTTCCGCAGCTTGCGCCAGGGAGGATGCACGGTATCCCAGTATGTTGATGAGTTCAGTAAGTTGGCCCGTTATGCCCCAGAGGACGTGGCCACTGATGCAGCAAAGCAAGAGAAGTTTCTGGAGGGACTGAACGATGAGTTGGGAGTTCAGTTGACTGTGGCGACCTTTGCAAACTATCAGGAGCTGGTTGATAAGGCTACCATTCTCGAAGGCAAGCACCAACAGATGGAGAATCGTAAGAGGAAGTACGGTCACgggaagtataactctggagTTCAACAGAAACCCCGCTACAGCCCGTACTCATGA